The Staphylococcus sp. KG4-3 genome has a window encoding:
- a CDS encoding DASS family sodium-coupled anion symporter, whose protein sequence is MNDLNKGDMRQSHYLKFFSNKKEKKSYNAGQLTGLILGPLLFALTLLLFHPDDLSGKGVYVLAITLWIATWWITEAIPIAATSLLPLILLPIGHVLNPEEVSAQYGNDIIFLFLGGFILAIAMERWNLHTRVALSIINTLGTSTGKILLGFMIATGFLSMFVSNTAAVMIMIPIGLAIIKEANELKSQNTKPESISKFEQSLVLAIGYAGTIGGLGTLIGTPPLIILKGQYQSAFGEEISFAKWMIIGVPTVIVLLFLVWIYIRYIAFKHDMKELPGGQKLIKEKLNELGKMKYEEKIVSVIFLLASFLWISREFLLKNWSVTSGVADGTIAMFISVLLFLIPSNNKEKHKRIIDWEVAKELPWGVLILFGGGLALAKGISESGLANWLGEQLKLIEGVSPLIIVLVITIFVLFLTEITSNTATATMILPILATLSVAVNVHPLLLMVPAAMAANCAYMLPVGTPPNAIVFGTGRISIKKMASVGFWVNLLSIVVIVLVVYFLVPPVLGIDVTKPLPLK, encoded by the coding sequence ATGAATGATTTGAATAAAGGGGATATGAGACAATCACATTATTTGAAGTTTTTTTCAAACAAAAAGGAAAAGAAGTCATATAATGCCGGCCAATTAACAGGTTTAATATTGGGACCATTGTTATTTGCGTTAACGTTATTACTATTTCATCCGGATGATTTATCGGGTAAGGGTGTTTATGTTTTAGCAATCACACTTTGGATAGCGACTTGGTGGATTACTGAAGCGATACCCATTGCTGCAACTAGTTTGTTGCCATTGATTTTATTACCAATTGGACATGTGTTGAATCCAGAAGAAGTTTCAGCTCAATACGGTAATGATATTATTTTCTTATTCTTAGGTGGTTTTATTTTAGCTATAGCGATGGAAAGATGGAATTTACATACTCGTGTTGCTTTATCTATTATTAATACACTTGGTACAAGTACTGGGAAGATTTTATTAGGCTTTATGATTGCTACTGGATTTTTATCAATGTTTGTTTCTAATACAGCGGCCGTGATGATAATGATACCTATTGGTCTTGCGATTATAAAAGAAGCAAATGAATTAAAAAGTCAAAATACTAAACCGGAAAGTATATCTAAATTTGAACAATCTCTTGTGCTTGCAATTGGTTACGCAGGAACAATCGGAGGACTTGGTACACTGATTGGCACACCGCCTTTAATAATTTTAAAAGGGCAATATCAATCAGCATTTGGTGAAGAAATTAGTTTTGCTAAATGGATGATTATTGGTGTGCCAACAGTAATTGTATTACTCTTTTTGGTTTGGATATATATTCGTTATATTGCATTTAAGCATGATATGAAAGAATTACCTGGCGGACAAAAATTGATAAAAGAAAAATTAAATGAATTAGGTAAAATGAAGTATGAAGAAAAAATTGTTTCAGTTATATTCTTACTTGCCAGTTTCCTGTGGATCAGTAGAGAATTTTTATTAAAAAATTGGTCAGTTACTTCTGGAGTTGCTGATGGCACAATTGCAATGTTTATATCTGTTTTGTTATTTCTTATTCCTTCTAACAATAAAGAAAAACATAAGAGGATTATAGATTGGGAAGTTGCTAAAGAATTACCTTGGGGCGTTTTAATACTGTTTGGTGGGGGTTTAGCTTTAGCAAAAGGTATTTCAGAAAGCGGGTTGGCAAATTGGCTTGGTGAACAATTGAAATTAATCGAAGGTGTAAGTCCATTGATTATTGTTCTTGTAATCACAATATTTGTTTTGTTCTTAACTGAAATTACATCAAATACAGCAACAGCTACAATGATTTTACCTATTTTGGCAACACTTTCAGTTGCAGTAAATGTGCATCCGTTGTTACTTATGGTACCAGCAGCCATGGCTGCTAATTGTGCATATATGTTACCGGTTGGAACACCACCAAATGCTATTGTATTTGGTACGGGTAGAATAAGCATCAAGAAGATGGCATCTGTAGGTTTTTGGGTCAATTTATTAAGTATAGTTGTAATTGTCCTAGTTGTGTATTTCTTAGTACCACCAGTGTTAGGTATTGATGTTACAAAACCATTGCCATTGAAATAA
- a CDS encoding glycosyl hydrolase family 28-related protein, protein MIINAKQFGLKGKSKYADTRAMQKALNYAKKHKPTTIFVPEGEYHIRKPLVIYDSTTLLLDEAAVLKRCGKDTLLKNGRRFKLYYGYNGNSHIHISGGTFDMNGFKYPYNNTTVCMGHAEDIQIQNVTFKDVVGGHCLDACGVNGLYINNCKFLGFRDIDGTRFFSEAVQIDIQVPGAFPKFGATDGTITKNVIIERCYFGDSDTPTMQSWNRAIGSHASRYDQYYQNIHIRYNTFDGLNQYALTPLKSKNTYIHHNIFKNCAGGIRFLAVKDGKNAKDLKGIERGTQAGSNLNIYQNSFIGEMDKESIRIQSYNEVKHQAVLIADNIFDHSSQSMHLQDIEALLLFNNKGCDIKIRKVRVE, encoded by the coding sequence ATGATAATTAATGCAAAACAATTTGGTTTAAAAGGGAAAAGTAAATACGCAGATACAAGAGCGATGCAAAAAGCGCTAAATTATGCTAAGAAGCATAAACCAACGACTATATTCGTACCAGAAGGTGAGTATCATATACGTAAACCACTGGTTATATATGATTCAACAACGCTGTTACTAGATGAAGCGGCAGTACTTAAAAGATGTGGAAAAGATACATTGTTGAAAAATGGACGCAGATTTAAATTGTATTATGGGTATAACGGTAATAGTCATATTCACATATCTGGTGGGACATTTGATATGAATGGTTTCAAATATCCATATAATAATACAACGGTGTGCATGGGACACGCAGAAGATATTCAGATACAAAATGTAACTTTTAAAGATGTTGTAGGTGGGCATTGCTTAGATGCATGTGGTGTCAATGGATTATATATCAATAATTGTAAGTTTTTAGGTTTTAGAGATATAGATGGAACTCGTTTTTTCTCTGAAGCAGTTCAGATAGATATACAGGTTCCGGGCGCTTTTCCTAAATTTGGTGCTACTGATGGAACAATTACTAAAAATGTAATTATAGAGCGCTGTTATTTTGGTGATTCAGATACACCAACAATGCAAAGTTGGAATCGTGCAATTGGCTCACATGCCAGTCGCTATGATCAATATTATCAAAATATTCATATCCGCTATAATACATTTGATGGATTGAATCAATACGCACTTACACCGTTGAAATCAAAAAATACTTATATTCATCACAATATATTTAAAAATTGCGCTGGTGGTATAAGATTTTTAGCAGTTAAAGACGGTAAAAATGCTAAAGACTTAAAAGGTATAGAGCGCGGGACGCAAGCTGGCAGTAATTTAAATATTTATCAAAATAGTTTCATTGGAGAAATGGATAAAGAATCAATACGCATTCAAAGTTATAACGAGGTTAAACATCAAGCTGTACTTATAGCTGATAATATTTTTGATCATTCATCCCAAAGTATGCATTTACAAGATATAGAAGCATTACTACTATTTAATAATAAAGGTTGTGATATTAAAATAAGAAAAGTTCGTGTGGAATGA
- a CDS encoding prephenate dehydratase domain-containing protein → MKLYYLGPKGTFSYLAATQYQSETDIDYVSKSNLYEVVAAVSEDNDSIAVVPIENSIEGTINIVADALTQQNIYAQGELHLDIQFALYGVDGASVNDISKVYSIGPAISQTSKYIQSYGFEIDYVDSTIKSLDMIKNGVGAIAPLGSGETYGYSPIEQNIEDYPHNVTRFLVVSNQPRHIENASDTMLLITPQFDKPGLLASILNTFVLFNINLSWIESRPLKTQLGMYHFFVQADTPITEDLSKVIKILNTLDFQVTIIGSFDKLN, encoded by the coding sequence ATGAAACTTTATTATTTAGGTCCAAAAGGAACTTTTTCCTACTTAGCTGCAACACAATATCAATCAGAAACAGACATAGATTATGTATCAAAGTCTAATTTATATGAGGTAGTTGCGGCTGTATCTGAAGACAACGATAGCATAGCTGTTGTGCCAATTGAAAATTCAATAGAGGGTACTATCAATATCGTTGCAGATGCATTAACACAACAAAATATTTACGCACAAGGCGAACTACATTTAGATATTCAATTTGCATTATATGGTGTTGATGGCGCTTCTGTGAACGATATTTCAAAAGTTTATTCTATTGGACCTGCCATTAGTCAAACTAGTAAATATATCCAATCATATGGTTTCGAGATTGATTACGTAGATAGCACAATTAAAAGCTTAGATATGATTAAGAATGGCGTCGGTGCTATTGCACCACTTGGCAGTGGAGAAACGTATGGCTATTCACCTATAGAGCAAAATATAGAAGATTATCCACATAACGTTACTCGCTTTTTAGTCGTTAGTAACCAACCACGTCATATAGAAAATGCTAGCGATACTATGTTACTTATAACTCCTCAGTTCGATAAGCCAGGGTTATTAGCTAGTATATTAAATACGTTTGTATTGTTTAATATTAACTTATCTTGGATAGAATCTAGACCATTAAAAACTCAACTAGGTATGTATCACTTTTTTGTCCAAGCAGACACACCAATAACAGAAGATTTATCTAAAGTAATTAAAATTCTCAATACTTTAGACTTCCAAGTTACTATAATAGGTTCATTTGACAAATTGAATTAG
- a CDS encoding cysteine hydrolase family protein yields MKKSALIVVDYSNDFVADNGKLTCGLPGQQIENYIVERIEVYNKKQHDIFFMMDLHYEENKYHPESNLFPPHNIIGTVGRELYGKVNDIYQNILFNDHIHYLDKTRYDAFCGTSLDLMLRERNITHLEFVGVCTDICVLHSAISAYNLGYAITISHRGVASFNPSGHAWALDHFKNSLGAVVE; encoded by the coding sequence ATGAAAAAAAGCGCATTAATCGTAGTTGACTACTCGAATGACTTTGTAGCTGACAACGGAAAATTAACTTGTGGCCTTCCAGGTCAGCAAATTGAAAACTATATTGTTGAACGAATTGAAGTGTACAATAAAAAGCAACACGATATCTTTTTCATGATGGATTTACATTATGAAGAAAATAAATATCACCCAGAAAGTAATTTATTCCCTCCACATAATATTATTGGTACTGTTGGTAGAGAACTCTATGGCAAAGTGAATGATATCTATCAAAATATTTTGTTTAATGATCACATACATTACCTAGATAAAACACGTTATGATGCTTTCTGTGGGACCTCTTTAGATTTAATGCTAAGAGAGAGAAATATTACACACTTGGAATTTGTCGGAGTATGTACAGATATTTGCGTGCTTCATTCAGCAATTAGCGCTTATAATCTAGGGTACGCAATAACTATTTCACATCGTGGGGTTGCTTCCTTTAATCCTTCGGGGCACGCATGGGCTTTAGATCATTTTAAAAATTCACTAGGTGCTGTAGTAGAATAA
- the nadE gene encoding ammonia-dependent NAD(+) synthetase yields MSNLQDIVVREMKVKPEIESKIETKQIIHFIKSYVQSHSFVQALVLGISGGQDSTLAGKLCQMAVEELREEGNSCEFIAVKLPYGEQKDASEVEDALTYIQPDEIKTINIKPAVDQSVQSLKDAGITLTDFQKGNEKARERMKVQFSIASNKRGIVVGTDHSAENITGFYTKYGDGAADIAPLFGLNKRQGKQLLKYLGAPKHLYEKVPTADLEEDKPQLPDEEALGVSYNDIDDYLEGKSVPSDVKTIIENHYIKTAHKRELAYTRYTWPKN; encoded by the coding sequence ATGAGTAACCTACAAGATATTGTTGTTAGAGAAATGAAAGTGAAACCTGAAATAGAAAGTAAAATTGAAACAAAACAGATTATTCATTTTATAAAAAGTTATGTACAATCCCATTCCTTTGTACAAGCATTAGTATTAGGAATTTCAGGTGGCCAAGATTCAACATTAGCAGGGAAATTGTGTCAAATGGCAGTTGAAGAATTAAGAGAAGAAGGTAATTCATGTGAATTTATAGCGGTCAAGTTACCTTATGGGGAGCAAAAAGATGCTTCAGAGGTTGAAGATGCATTAACCTATATTCAGCCAGATGAAATCAAAACTATAAATATTAAACCTGCAGTGGATCAAAGTGTACAATCCCTTAAAGATGCTGGAATTACTTTGACAGATTTTCAAAAAGGCAATGAGAAAGCTAGAGAGCGTATGAAAGTTCAATTTTCAATTGCATCTAACAAAAGAGGCATCGTTGTAGGTACGGATCATTCTGCTGAGAATATAACAGGTTTTTACACTAAATATGGAGATGGCGCTGCAGATATTGCACCTTTATTTGGTTTAAATAAAAGACAAGGTAAGCAACTATTAAAATATTTAGGTGCGCCCAAACATCTTTATGAAAAAGTGCCAACTGCTGATTTAGAAGAAGATAAACCCCAGTTACCTGATGAAGAAGCGCTAGGTGTAAGTTATAATGATATCGATGATTATTTAGAAGGTAAATCAGTACCTAGTGATGTAAAGACTATAATAGAAAATCATTATATTAAAACTGCACATAAAAGAGAGTTAGCATATACAAGATATACTTGGCCAAAAAATTGA
- a CDS encoding manganese-dependent inorganic pyrophosphatase, which translates to MAKTYIFGHKNPDTDAISSAIIMADFEQQTGNTEATAYRLGEVGPETQYALDHFNVTAPALLNDDLSDQKVILVDHNEFQQSADSINDATIHHVVDHHRISNFETAAPLYYRSEPVGCTATILYKMYQERGFEIKPEIAGLMVSAIISDSLLFKSPTCTEEDIKAAEALKSIAGVDLETYGLEMLKAGASTKEKSATDILTMDAKSFNMGDYVTRIAQVNTVDIDEVFARQEELEKEMLEVSANEKYDLFVLVVTDIINSDSKILVVGAEKDKVGIAFNVELDNNTAFLPGVVSRKKQVVPQITEALN; encoded by the coding sequence ATGGCAAAAACTTATATTTTCGGACATAAAAATCCAGACACAGACGCAATTTCATCTGCTATTATCATGGCAGATTTCGAACAACAAACAGGTAACACTGAAGCTACAGCATACCGTTTAGGCGAAGTAGGACCTGAAACACAATATGCTTTAGATCATTTTAATGTAACTGCACCAGCGTTACTTAATGATGATTTATCCGATCAAAAAGTAATTCTAGTAGACCATAATGAATTCCAACAAAGTGCTGATTCAATTAATGATGCTACAATTCACCACGTGGTCGACCATCACAGAATTTCTAACTTTGAAACGGCAGCACCATTATACTACCGTTCTGAACCAGTTGGTTGTACAGCTACAATTTTATACAAAATGTATCAAGAACGTGGTTTTGAAATCAAACCAGAGATTGCTGGATTAATGGTATCAGCAATTATCTCAGATAGCCTATTGTTCAAATCACCTACTTGTACAGAAGAAGATATAAAAGCCGCTGAAGCATTAAAATCAATTGCTGGTGTTGACCTAGAAACTTATGGTTTAGAAATGTTAAAAGCTGGCGCTTCTACTAAAGAAAAATCAGCAACAGACATTTTAACTATGGATGCGAAGTCATTCAACATGGGTGACTATGTAACTCGTATCGCACAAGTTAATACTGTTGATATTGATGAAGTATTTGCACGTCAAGAAGAATTGGAAAAAGAAATGTTAGAAGTAAGCGCTAATGAAAAATATGATTTATTTGTATTAGTTGTTACAGACATTATTAATAGCGACTCTAAAATCTTAGTAGTTGGTGCTGAAAAAGATAAAGTTGGCATTGCTTTCAATGTAGAGCTTGATAATAATACTGCATTTTTACCTGGTGTTGTATCACGTAAAAAGCAAGTAGTTCCACAAATCACAGAGGCTTTAAACTAA
- a CDS encoding nicotinate phosphoribosyltransferase, which yields MYQFEDDTLVLHNDLYQINMAESYWNDGIHERMAVFDLYFRNMPFDSGYAVFNGLKRVIDYINGFHFSESDIDYLKSIGYQQDFLSYLKTLKFTGNIRSMQEGELCFGNEPLLRVEAPLIQAQLIETMLLNIVNFHTLITTKASRIRQVAHEDMLMEFGTRRAQEADAALWGARAAYIGGFNSTSNVRAGKLFGIPVSGTHAHAMVQTYGDEYIAFKKYAERHKDCVFLVDTFHTLKSGVPTAIKVAKELGDKINFVGIRLDSGDIAYLSKEARRMLDEAGFPNAKIIASNDLDEQTITSLKSQGAKVDSWGVGTKLITGFDQPALGAVYKLVAVEDNNGEYVDRIKLSNNAEKVTTPGKKNVYRIINKKTNKAEGDYITLDHEDPYEESPLKLFHPVHTYKMKFIKTFIAKDLHHDIFKNGQLVYEMPSESEAQTYLRNSLDYLWDENKRHLNPQEYPVDLSTACWENKHKRIFEVAEHVKEMEEENE from the coding sequence GTGTACCAATTTGAAGACGATACGTTAGTATTGCATAACGATTTATATCAAATAAATATGGCAGAAAGTTATTGGAATGATGGGATTCATGAACGTATGGCAGTATTTGATTTATATTTTAGAAATATGCCTTTTGATAGTGGGTATGCTGTTTTTAACGGGTTGAAACGTGTCATTGATTACATTAATGGTTTTCACTTCTCAGAATCAGATATCGATTATTTAAAATCTATTGGTTACCAACAAGATTTTCTAAGTTATTTAAAAACTTTAAAATTTACTGGCAATATTCGTTCAATGCAAGAAGGGGAACTTTGCTTTGGTAATGAACCGTTATTAAGAGTCGAGGCGCCCTTAATACAAGCACAATTAATAGAAACGATGCTATTAAATATCGTTAATTTCCATACATTAATAACGACAAAGGCGAGTAGAATTAGACAAGTAGCACATGAAGATATGTTAATGGAATTTGGTACGCGTCGAGCACAAGAAGCAGATGCAGCATTATGGGGAGCTCGAGCTGCTTACATTGGTGGATTTAACTCTACAAGTAATGTACGAGCAGGAAAATTATTTGGTATCCCTGTTTCAGGAACACATGCGCATGCCATGGTACAAACATATGGTGATGAATATATTGCGTTTAAAAAATATGCTGAGCGTCATAAAGATTGTGTGTTCTTAGTTGATACGTTCCATACATTAAAATCTGGTGTGCCGACAGCAATTAAAGTTGCTAAAGAATTAGGTGATAAAATTAATTTCGTGGGCATTCGTTTGGACTCTGGGGACATAGCATATTTATCAAAAGAAGCACGTCGTATGCTAGATGAAGCTGGATTTCCTAATGCTAAAATTATCGCTTCGAATGATTTAGACGAGCAGACAATTACTAGTTTGAAATCACAAGGCGCAAAAGTCGATTCATGGGGTGTCGGAACAAAACTCATAACTGGTTTTGATCAACCTGCATTAGGCGCAGTTTATAAATTGGTTGCAGTAGAAGATAATAATGGTGAGTATGTGGATCGTATTAAGCTTTCTAATAATGCTGAAAAAGTTACAACACCAGGTAAGAAAAATGTTTACCGTATTATCAATAAAAAAACGAATAAAGCTGAAGGTGACTACATTACGCTTGATCATGAGGATCCATATGAAGAATCGCCTTTAAAACTATTCCATCCAGTTCATACCTATAAAATGAAATTTATAAAAACATTTATCGCAAAAGATTTACATCATGATATTTTTAAAAATGGTCAACTAGTTTACGAAATGCCAAGTGAGAGTGAGGCACAAACGTATTTAAGAAATAGTCTTGATTACTTATGGGATGAAAATAAACGTCATTTAAATCCACAAGAATACCCAGTAGATTTAAGTACAGCATGTTGGGAAAATAAACACAAACGTATTTTTGAAGTTGCTGAACACGTTAAAGAGATGGAGGAAGAAAATGAGTAA
- a CDS encoding nitric oxide synthase oxygenase, translating into MLKEAKSFIDTMYKELNYDNQSISKRIKEVEYAIEETGTYEHTAEELTYGTKMAWRNSNRCIGRFFWDSLTVVDARHIQSENEFINAIENHIATATNNGKIKPYITIFSKDNPPQIFNNQLIRYAGYEDIGDPAEKSITQLAEHLGWHGSHTDFDILPLIYKMPNEAMKYHEYQPHLIKEVIIEHDHFPKLQQLGLKWYAVPIISSMDLKIGGITYPTAPFNGWYMVNEIAVRNFTDSYRYNLLESVAEAFEFDTLKNNSFNKDRTLVELNYAVYHSFKKSGVSIVDHLTASKQFERFELNETRNGREVTGKWSWLAPPLSPTLVSNYHHGYKNVMKEPNFFYKKTEANGCPFH; encoded by the coding sequence ATGTTAAAAGAAGCAAAATCCTTCATCGACACGATGTATAAAGAATTAAATTATGATAATCAAAGCATTTCAAAAAGAATTAAAGAAGTTGAGTATGCCATTGAAGAAACCGGAACTTATGAACATACTGCAGAAGAATTAACTTATGGAACGAAAATGGCTTGGCGTAATTCCAATCGCTGTATTGGACGATTTTTTTGGGATTCATTAACTGTTGTTGATGCAAGACACATACAATCTGAAAATGAGTTTATTAATGCAATAGAAAACCATATTGCAACAGCGACAAATAACGGAAAAATAAAACCCTATATCACAATATTCTCGAAGGATAATCCTCCTCAAATATTTAATAATCAATTAATCAGATATGCAGGTTATGAAGATATAGGTGACCCCGCAGAGAAAAGCATTACCCAACTTGCTGAACATCTTGGCTGGCATGGTTCACATACTGACTTCGATATTTTACCTTTAATTTATAAAATGCCTAATGAGGCAATGAAATATCATGAATATCAACCACACTTAATCAAAGAAGTTATAATTGAACATGACCATTTTCCAAAATTACAGCAACTTGGATTAAAATGGTACGCGGTACCAATCATATCTAGCATGGATCTAAAGATTGGCGGTATTACATATCCAACTGCACCATTTAATGGTTGGTATATGGTAAATGAAATAGCTGTACGTAATTTTACAGACTCTTATCGTTATAATTTATTAGAAAGTGTTGCAGAAGCGTTTGAATTTGATACACTAAAGAATAATTCTTTCAATAAAGATCGCACACTTGTCGAATTGAATTATGCAGTTTATCACTCCTTTAAAAAATCTGGGGTATCTATTGTTGATCATCTCACTGCATCGAAGCAATTTGAAAGATTCGAACTAAACGAAACAAGAAATGGTAGAGAAGTTACTGGTAAATGGTCATGGTTAGCTCCTCCCCTGTCACCCACATTAGTATCCAATTATCATCACGGATATAAAAATGTTATGAAAGAGCCTAATTTCTTTTATAAAAAAACAGAAGCTAATGGTTGTCCATTTCATTAA